The stretch of DNA TCGGTGAGCTGCGTGTCGGCAGTGTGTCACGAACTCCACCGGCGGTCGCTGAGTTGGGTAGAGCCGAAGACTCGGGGACCGCATTGGCAGAAGTGTTCGTAGAGGTCATAGTGCGCCATTTGCCTGGTGTAAGTGATTATTAGTGGGTTATGCCATATGGCCATCACGCGAAATGCCGCGACTCTAGCAGTGCGCCATTTACGGATGCGATAGGGGTTTCCCTTACTTGTTTTAAGGATTTTCTGTCGGGCTGGCATTGCATCGCCCGCTTGTCACGCTTCTTTAATCTTCTGCCTGGAGTCGTTCATGAGTACTGCACTGCCTTCGCTGGGATTTGCCGGGATTGGTTTGATGGGGCTGCCGATGTGTCGGCGCCTGCTGGCCGCGGGTTATCCGCTGACGGTCTGGAACCGCAGCCCGGAAAAATGCGCCGTGTTGGTGGCTGCAGGTGCGCGGTTGGCTGCCAGCCCCGCAGAGTTGTGCCGTGACAGCGACATGCTGCTGCTGTGCCTGGCCGACACAGCGGTAGTGCGCGAGGTGGTGTTTGGCGAGCAAGGTATCGCCGAGGGCGGACGCAGCGGGCAGCTGCTGGTGGACTTCTCCAGCCTCGAGCCGACCGCTACCCGGGAAATGGCCGCCGAGCTGGCCGCCCTGTGCGGCATGGCCTGGCTGGATGCCCCGGTATCCGGCGGCACACCTGGGGCCGAGGCGGGCACCTTGGCGATCATGGTGGGTGGTGAGGCCAGTGACCTGCAGCGTGCGCGCCCGGTTCTGCAGGTACTCGGCCAGCGGGTGACGCACATGGGGGGCGTGGGGGCAGGGCAGGTGACCAAGGCCTGCAATCAGATGATCGTGGCCTGCAATGCCCTGGTGATTGCCGAGGTGGTGGCACTGGCCGAGCAGTCAGGCGTTGATGCCACTTTGATTGCTGAAGCCCTTGCCGGTGGCTTCGCCGATTCGAAGCCGCTGCAGATCCTGGCGCCGCAGATGGCCGAAAGCCGTTTCGAACCGATCAAGTGGCATGTGCGCACGTTGCTCAAGGACCTCGACGGTGCCGTCAAGCTCTCCCGCGAGCAGGGTGCGGCAACTCCCCTCAGTGGCCTCGCCGCGCAATTGATGCGCCTGCACGGTAGCCAGGGCTACCTGCAAAAAGATCCGGCGACCCTGGTAGAGCTGTATCGCAACAAGGGCTGAAGACAGTGTCCTGGCGATCGAGCTGGTCAAGCAGCGGGCGCAGCTCGCTCATTGGCACCGGGCGACTGAGCAGGTAGCCCTGCAGGTAATCGCAGCCGTTGCTGGCCAGGAACTGGTGTTGCTCGACGGTTTCGATGCCTTCGCAGACCACCTCCAGGTGCAGGGTGTGGGCCATGGCGATGATGGCCTGGATGATCTCGCGATCCTTCTGGCTGGCGGGCACATCCTGCAGGAATGAGCGGTCGATCTTCAGCACGTCCAAGGGCAGGCGCTTGAGGTAGGCCAGCGACGAGTAGCCGGTACCGAAATCGTCGATCGACAGGCCGACGCCGTGGCCACGGATGCGCTTGAGCAGGTTGACCGTCTGCTGGATATCACCCATCAGGGCATTTTCAGTGACTTCGAGCTCCAGATGGCGAGGTGCAAGGCCTGTCTGGAACAAGGTCACCTCTACTTCATTGGGCAAGCTTTCGTGGCCCAGGGTCACTGCCGAGCAATTGACCGTGACCTTGAGGCTGGCAAAACCATGCTGGTGAAGCCGGGCCAGGTCCTGGCAGGCGTGGCGCAACACCCACAAGTCGAGGTCGACAATCAGGCCGTTGGCCTCGGCAATGCCGATGAACCTGTCTGGCCCCATCAACCCGTGCAGTGGGTGCTGCCAGCGCACCAGCGCTTCGAGCTTGGCCACCTGGCCGGTGCGCAAGTCGAAGATGGGTTGGTAATGCACGCACAAGCCTCGTTCTTCGAGCAGGGCAATGCGCAGCTCTTCTTCCAGTTGCAAGGCCAGGCTGGCGCGATTTTTAAGATTGCTGTTGAAAAAATTCAGGCTGTTGCGCCCGCTGCCCTTGGATTGGTAGAGGGCCAGGTCGGCATGCTTGAGCAGTTCTTCGGCCGTCTGGCCGTCTTCGGGGAAGATACTGATGCCAATGCTGGTGGTCATGACCATGCGCCGGCCACCCAGGTCGATCGGATCTTTCATCCGTTGCATGATGCGCTGGGCCAGGTGGCGTGCCTCGTCGCGGCTGTTGAGGCTGGTAACCACGCAGAACTCGTCGCCGCCGAAGCGGGCGACCAGGTCGTGGCTGCGGGTGGCGGCCTTGATATGGTTGGCGATCACTTTGAGCAATTCGTCGCCGGCGTCATGGCCGAGGCTGTCGTTGATACGCTTGAAGTGGTCGATGTCGAGGAACATCAGCGCCAGACGGTTTTCGCTGGCATCCAGTTCTGCCAGGCGTTCGGCGAAGAGCTGGTTGAAACCACGCCGGTTGACCAGATTGGTCAGGGCATCGTAATGAGCTGCCTGCTGCAGGGATGCACGGGCCTGGTCCAGTTGGCTGAGCAGCACACCGTAACGGCGCAGGTCGTCTTCCTTGCTTTGCAGCTTCTTGTCGGCCAGGGCGGCGCTGATGCTGCTGCCGCTGATCAGCAAAGTGATGAAGGCCACGGTCAGCCCCAGCTGCAGGCTGTTGTCTGCGGATGGCAGGCTCAGGGCGGTAGAGGCCGGGATCACCAGGGTCATGGCGGCCATGGCGGTAAAGTGCGTGGCGACGATGCCGCCGGCCATCAGCAGGCTGGCGCCATACTTCATGGTCTGGTGGAGGGTGCCGCTGCCATTGCGGAAGTAACGGGCCAGCAGCAAGGCGGCCAGGCTGGTCAGCAGTGCGATGGCAGCGCTGCTCAGCAGCAGGCCGGTCTGGTAATACTGTTGGGCGCCGGTCTGCAGTGCGGCCATGCCGACGAAATGCATGATGACGATGCCCAGGCCGATGAGCAGGGCGCTTTGCAAATAGTGACGCAAGCGCATTTCGATGCGGTCGAGACTGGTCATCGCCATCCAGGCCACCAGCAGAGCGATCAGCAACGACAAGCCTGTGAGCGACACGTCGTAGTGCATTTCCACCGGAGCCCGGAATGCCAGCATGCTGATGAAATGCATGGCCCAAATGCCGCCTGCCAGGCAGCAGGCACCGAGCATGCGCCACTGCCGCTGTGCGGCGGGGTGTTCGCTGTGGGATTGGCGCTCGGCCATGTCGAGGGTGGCGAAGCAGGCTGCGCTGGCCACCGCGAAGGCGATCAGGATCAGCAGCGGCTCATGGCGGCAGTCGATGACGATGCGCCCGCTTACTGGCAGTTCAGTGAACAGTTGCAAACCCAGCCATTCCATCGCTTGCCCTTTGCTCGAGTTTTCACTCGTCTCCGTTCAAGCCCTGTGGAGACTGTCCTGGGGCAGTATAGGAACAGGTGGTTAAACCTTCCTGAATAATGGCACTTTGGCTTCTATAATTTGGTTATCAGGAAAATAGCCGGTTGGCATAACGAACCGAGGCCGCGTTGCGCCCCTTTTGCGACGCGAGGCCGCTCCTACAGAAATATGCGATCTCCTGTAGGAGCGGCCTCGTGTCGCGAAAGGGGCGCAACGCGGCCCCGTCAATTTGGCTGGCTAATCAGCCCGCAACGAGTACGCGAATGGCTTCCAGCCGCAGTGCGGCCTTGTCCAGCATGGCCATGCCCTGTTCACGTTGCTTGCGCAGTGCATCGATCTCGCTGTCACGCACGCTCGGGTTGACTGCCTGCAGTGCAGTCAGGCGCGCCAGCTCTTCGTCGGCCTCGGCGGCCAGGCGGCGTTGGGCTTCAGCCACGCGCTCGACGTGCACCGGCATGACCTTGGCCTCACCACCGCTGATGCGCTTGGCCAGCACGTCGCGCTGGGCCTGAACGAACTTGTTGGCGCTGGCACGCGGTACGCTTTCGAGCTGGTCGTTGAGGGTTTCGAACGCCACACGCGAAGCCAGGTCGTTGCCGTTGGCATCGAGCAGGCAGCGCAATGCCGCTGGCGGCAGGTAGCGGCCCAGTTGCAGGCTGCGTGGTGCCACCACCTCGCTGACGAACAGCAGTTCGAGCAGGACGGTACCCGGCTTGAGCGCCTTGTTCTTGATCAGCGCGACCGCGGTGTTGCCCATCGAGCCGGACAGCACCAGGTCCATGCCGCCCTGCACCATCGGGTGTTCCCAGGTGAGGAACTGCATGTCTTCACGCGACAGGGCCTGGGCGCGGTCGTAGGTGATGGTCACGCCTTCGTCGTCACCCAGCGGGAAGCTGGCGTCGAGCATCTTCTCGCTCGGCTTGAGGATCAGGGCGTTTTCCGAATGGTCTTCGCTGTCGATGCCAAAGGCGTCGAACAGGGTCTCCATGTAGATCGGCAGGGCGAACTGGTCGTCTTGCTCGAGGATGGCCTCGACCAGCGCCTGGCCTTCACCGGCGCCACCGGAGTTGAGCTCCAGCAGGCGGTCACGGCCGCTGTGCAGTTCTGCTTCCAGGCGCTC from Pseudomonas putida encodes:
- a CDS encoding putative bifunctional diguanylate cyclase/phosphodiesterase, with product MEWLGLQLFTELPVSGRIVIDCRHEPLLILIAFAVASAACFATLDMAERQSHSEHPAAQRQWRMLGACCLAGGIWAMHFISMLAFRAPVEMHYDVSLTGLSLLIALLVAWMAMTSLDRIEMRLRHYLQSALLIGLGIVIMHFVGMAALQTGAQQYYQTGLLLSSAAIALLTSLAALLLARYFRNGSGTLHQTMKYGASLLMAGGIVATHFTAMAAMTLVIPASTALSLPSADNSLQLGLTVAFITLLISGSSISAALADKKLQSKEDDLRRYGVLLSQLDQARASLQQAAHYDALTNLVNRRGFNQLFAERLAELDASENRLALMFLDIDHFKRINDSLGHDAGDELLKVIANHIKAATRSHDLVARFGGDEFCVVTSLNSRDEARHLAQRIMQRMKDPIDLGGRRMVMTTSIGISIFPEDGQTAEELLKHADLALYQSKGSGRNSLNFFNSNLKNRASLALQLEEELRIALLEERGLCVHYQPIFDLRTGQVAKLEALVRWQHPLHGLMGPDRFIGIAEANGLIVDLDLWVLRHACQDLARLHQHGFASLKVTVNCSAVTLGHESLPNEVEVTLFQTGLAPRHLELEVTENALMGDIQQTVNLLKRIRGHGVGLSIDDFGTGYSSLAYLKRLPLDVLKIDRSFLQDVPASQKDREIIQAIIAMAHTLHLEVVCEGIETVEQHQFLASNGCDYLQGYLLSRPVPMSELRPLLDQLDRQDTVFSPCCDTALPGSPDLFAGSPGYRAGASIARRGH
- a CDS encoding NAD(P)-dependent oxidoreductase; protein product: MSTALPSLGFAGIGLMGLPMCRRLLAAGYPLTVWNRSPEKCAVLVAAGARLAASPAELCRDSDMLLLCLADTAVVREVVFGEQGIAEGGRSGQLLVDFSSLEPTATREMAAELAALCGMAWLDAPVSGGTPGAEAGTLAIMVGGEASDLQRARPVLQVLGQRVTHMGGVGAGQVTKACNQMIVACNALVIAEVVALAEQSGVDATLIAEALAGGFADSKPLQILAPQMAESRFEPIKWHVRTLLKDLDGAVKLSREQGAATPLSGLAAQLMRLHGSQGYLQKDPATLVELYRNKG